GCAGATCCGGCACTGGGTGCGGGACGGCGTACCCCGGTCCGGCTGACCCTGGCGAGGGGTCATCCCTTTCCCCGCGTGCCGCTCGGGCCCGCCGGGGCCGGTGCCCCGGCTGACTTTAGGCATCAAAGGCGCCAATTCGGGGATTAACGCCCAATGTTGGGGTTTCTACCCGAGGTGCCGTGGCCACTCGGCCCGAGCATCGGGGTCTTCGCCGTCGCCGGGCTGATCACCATCCTGGGCAGCATCCGACTGGTCGCCCTCGGCGACGCCCTGGCCGACCGGACCGGCTGGGGCGAGGCGGTGTTCGGAGTGGTGTTCTTCGGCGTCGCGACCGGGCTGTCCGGAATCGTGATGACCGCGGTCACCGCGGCGAACGGGCATCCCGAACTCGGCTACAGTAACGCCGTCGGCGGAATCGCCGCGCAGACCACCGCCCTCGCGCTCGCCGACGCCTTCTACCGCAGGGCCAACCTGGAACACGCCGCCGCATCGCCGTCGAACCTGCTCTTCGGCTGCCTGCTCATCGCCCTGCTCGCGCTGGCCCTGCTGGGCAGCTACAGCCCCGATGTCACCGTCGTGGGTATCCATCCGGTGTCCGTGGTGATCGTCGCCTGCTATCTCGGCGGCCTCCGGCTGATCCGCAGGGCCGGCGCCGAACCGATGTGGCAGGCCGTCGGCACCACCGAGACCCGCCCGGACGTACCGCAGGAGCATGGCGCCCTCGACCGCCTCGGCCAGTCCCGGCTCTGGGCCCGGTTCGTGCTGGTCGGCGCCTTCGTGGCCCTGAGCGGCTGGGCGGTGTCGCTGGCGGCCGAGAGCGTCGTGGAGACGACCGGGCTGACCGCCGGGTTCACCGGTGGTGTCCTGCTGGGCGTGGTGAACGCCCTGCCGGAGGCTGTCACCGCGATCGCCGCGGTACGCCGGGGCGCGGTCACCCTGGCCGTCGCCGCCGTCCTCGGCGGCAACATCCTCGACCTGCTCACCCTCGTCGTCGGGGATGTCGCCTACCGACAGGGGTCGATATACCACGCCGCCGGCACCGAGGACCTGTTCATCACCACCACCGGCCTGCTCATGACCGCCATCCTGCTCGGCGGCCTGCTCGTCCGGCAGGCGTGCGGCTGGGGGCGCCTCGGTTTCGAAGGTGTCCTCCTCCTCGTCACGTACGCCGGGATGACCGCCATCCTCGCGACCTGACCCGCGCCCGGGACGGTTCCCGGAGGCGGGCGGGCGCGGCCGAGCCAGCTTCGGGACGTCCTGCCTTGATCGGCTGCCCGGCCAGCACCTCACGTACCCTTGCCGCCACAGGCCGGCCGAGCCCCGTACCGGCTACGTCGGCCATCCCCGGCAGTTCGAGATAGCGGAGGCAGGACGTTCAGTGGGTGGCTACGGGCTACAGGTAGCGCTGGTGGCGGTACTGGTACTGATCAACGCCGTGTTCTCCGGCAGTGAGATGGCCCTGGTGTCACTGCGCGAGAGCCAGCTCCAACGGCTGGAACGGCAGTCCCGGGGCGGAAGGGTCCTGGCCAGGCTGGCACGCGACCCCAACCGGTTCCTCGCCACCATCCAGATCGGCATCACCCTGGCCGGCTTCCTCGCCTCCGCCGCCGCCGCGGTCTCCCTCGCCAAGCCGCTCGTACCGGCGCTCGGATTCCTCGGCTCGGCCGCCGAACCGGCCTCGATCGTGCTCGTCACGATCCTGCTGACCTTCGTCACCCTCGTCCTCGGCGAACTCGCGCCGAAACGGATCGCGATGCAGCGGGCCGAAGGCTGGGCCCTGCTCGTCGCCCGACCACTCGACGCGCTCTCGACGTTCTCCCGCCCGGCGGTCTGGCTGCTCAGCAAGTCCACGAACGTCGTCGTACGGCTCACCGGCGTCGATCCCGACGGCGGCCGGGAAGAGGTCAGCGCCGAGGAGCTACGGGAGATGGTCGCCTCGCAGCGCGGGCTGACCGCCGAGCACCGCACCATCATCAGCGGAGCCTTCGAGATCGCCGACCGGATCCTGCGCGAGGTTCTCGTCCCCCGTGGGCAGGTCACCACCCTGCCGGCCAACCTGCCCACCGCGCAGGCGCGGCGCCTGCTCGTCGACTCCGGCCACAGCCGGGCCCCGGTCGTCAACCGGGGCGGTCTCGACGACGTGACCGGCATCGTCCACCTGCGGGATCTGCTCGACGACACCGGCACGGTGGCCGACCACGCCGCCCCGGTCCTGTTCCTGCCCGAGACCCTCCGCGTCACCGAGGCCCTCCGACAACTGCGCCAGCGGCGCCAGCAGTTCGCCATCGTGGTGGACGAACGCGGCGCCAACGACGGCATCGTGACCCTCGAGGACCTGATCGAGGAGATCGTCGGGGAGATCTACGACGAGACCGACCGCGACGTCCAAGCCGTCGTCCGGGAAGCCGACGGCACGCTGCTGCTGGCCGGAACGTTCCCCATCCACGACCTACCCGACCTCGGACTCGACCTCGACGAACCCGACGACGGCGACTACACCACCATCGCCGGACTCCTGCTCGCCCGCCTCGGCCACATCCCCACCGCACCCGGCGAAACCGTCGAGCTGCCGACCTTCACCGCCCAGGTCGTCGAGATCACCAAACACGCCATCACCAAGGTCCGACTACGCCCCCGGTCCGCGCCGGTGACGGAACCGGGCGCCGCCGATGCCGACCGGGCCGAGGGGCGCCGCAGATAGGCAGGGCCGCCTCACCTGCTGGAGCCGCGCATCACGCCGGAGATCACCCAACGCTGCGCGATCAGGTAGATCAGCACCATCGGCGCCAGCGCCATCAGGTACGACGAGAAGGCGAGCGTGTAGTTGGTGCTGAACTGGCCCTGGAACACGTACTGGACCAGTGGCAGGGTCTGCGCGTCCGGGCTGGAGAGCACCACCAGCGGGAGCAGGAAGTCGTTCCATGCCCACAGGCAGGTCAGGATGCCCACGGTGGCGTTGATCGGGGCCAGCAGCGGGAAGATGATCCGCCAGAACGTGGTCCAGACGCCCGCCCCGTCGGTCAGCGCCGCCTCCTCCAGTTCCCTCGGGATCGAGTTGAGGTAGCCGACGTAGATGAAGACGTTGAGGGCCAGGCCGTACACCACGTACAGGAAGGTCAGGCCGAGCTGGTTGTCCATGCCCAGCAGGGCCGTCTGCTTCACCACCGGCAGCATGATGATCGGAAACGGCACGAACAGCGCCGAGACGAAGTAGTAGAAGAGCAGCTTGAAGCCGCGCCGGTGCAGGTTGCGCGAGATCGCGTACGACACCATGGAGTTGGTCAGCAGGGTCAGCACCAGCGCGCCAACCGTGATCATCGCGCTGTTGACCGCGGCGTTCGGGAAGCCGGTCAGCTCCCAGGCGTCCGCGAAGTTTGCCCAGCGCGGGTTCTCCGGCGGCGCGAAGCCGGACCCGGCAAGCTCCTCCGGGGTCTTGAGCGCGGTGACCACCGCGAAGTAGAGCGGGATGAGAATGGTCAGCGACAGGACGGCCATCAGCGCGGTGAGCCACCAGTTGACCCGGTTCCTCCGACGGGGGCGGACCGGTCGGCCCGGCGGTTGTCCGGCGGCCGTGTCCCGGGTGGCGAGGGTCTGGCTGGACATCAGGCCTGCACCTCCCGGCGCATCAGGATCCGGAGCTGGAAGAGCGAGAACGCGACGATCACGATGAAGAAGAGCACGGCGTTGGCGGTCTGGTAGGCGAAGTCGCCGCCCTGGAAGCCGCCCCGGTAGATGACCATGGAGATGCTCTCGGTGGAGGTGCCCGGGCCGCCGGCCGTCAGCGGGATGATGTGGTCGAAGACCTGAAGGAAGTTCTTCAGCGACAGCACCATGTTGATGGTGAAGAACGCCGCGATCAGCGGGAAGGTGATCTGTCGGAACTGTCGCCACCGGCCGGCCCCGTCGATCGACGCCGCCTCGTACAGCTCGGTGGGGATGGTCTGAAGGCCGGCCAGGTAGAGAATGACCGCGAAGGCGGTCGCCTGCCAGACCGCGAAGACCACGATCGCGACCCAGGCCAGGTCCTCGTCGGCCAGGATGCTGGTGGCGAAGGTCTCGCTGCCCCACTTCTGGCCGAGGTACGGCAGGGTCGTGCTGAACAGGTAGTTGAAGATGTAGCCGAGCACCAGGATCGACATCACCTGAGGAAGGAAGAAGATCCCCCGCAGCGCGGTACGGAACCTGATCCGCGAGTTCAGCCCGACCGCGATCGCCAGTGCGATGACATTGGTCAGCACCGTGCTGAGGATGGCGAACTGGAACGTGAACAGGTACGAATCACGGATCCGCTCGTCGGAGAAGATGTACCCGTAGTTCTCCAGACCGACGAAGCTCCAGTCGCCGTAGCCCGCGTAGTCGGTGAAGCTGTAGAAGACGCCCTGCAGCACCGGGATCGTGTGGAAGACGAAGAAGAGTACGAGCGCCGGGACGGCCATCCAGTAGAAGACGGGGTCGGTGCGGTGGGACCGGCGCCGCCGGCGGCGGGAGCGGTGCGACGTCTCGTCGGTGTCGACCGGCGACGTCGTGGCAGTTGTCATGGGTGGAGTCCTCCGACCATCGTCACCGTCATCGCCCCCGGTCCGTCCGCTGCCCGCTCACTTCCGCCGCCGGGCGAACTTGTTCCACTCGCTGTCCAGCGTGGACAGGAAGGCCCGCTCGTCGCCGTCGATGAGGAACTGCTGGGCGATCTGCGCCAGCGGGATCACCGGCGGGATCTGATGGTCGGGGAAACCGACGATCCGGCCCTGCTCGAACAGCGGCGCCAGGTCCGTCAGCGCGGGGTCGGCCGGGGCCTGCCCGCGCAGCGTCGGGACCGCGCTCTGCTCCTCGGCGTACGCGGCGATCACCTCGGGACGCATCAGGTACTCCACGAACGCCAACGACTCCCGCTCGCGGCGTGGCTCGCGCGGCATGGTCACCGCCACGTCCACTCCGGACACCAGTCGTGCGTCACCCACCGGCATCGGGAAGACGCCGAGGTCGAAGGCGGGATCGAACTGGCGGATCGCCGGGATGGTCCAACTGCCCTGGACGTACATCGCGGCCTGTCCCTTGGCGAACGCCTGGTTGCCGTCGTCGTAGCCGCGGGAGAGCCTGTCCTGCTGGGCGTACGAGAAGAGCTGCTCGTACCGCTGGGCGACCTCGGGCCAGCCCTGCCGAAACGAGGTCTGGTCGCCGCGCAACCGGTTCCAGTAGTCGTCCGGCGACAGGTTGGCGGCGATCGGGTTGAGCGCGCTCAGCGCGGTCCACGAGTCGCTCAACGTGCCGTACACCGGTGTGATCCGCGCGGCCCGGAACTTCTCCGCGGCCGCGATCAGGTCCTCCCAGGTCTCCGGTACGCCGACACCATGGGCCGCGAAGATCTCCTTGTTGTAGATGACGCCCGAGGCGTTGCTGGCGAACGGTAGTGCGTTCACCTCACCGGGACTCGCGGTGCCGAGATCGTCCAGCACCTTCAGGATCGCGGGGATGACGGTCCTGCCGGCGGCGACGCCGGAGAAGTCGTAGAAGACCCCGGCACGGGCCAGTTCGGCGTACGAGGCGTTGCCGTTGAGCGTCATCACATCCGGAATGTCGTCGCGGACCAGTCGCGTCCGCAGCGCGGTCTCCGAGTCGGGTACGTGGTTCTGCACCACACGGATGTCCGGACGCTCCCGCTCGAAATCCGCAATGATCTTGTCGAAGGTCTGTACCGCCTCCGACTTGAACTGGAAGAACTCGATCTCGACACGCCCGTCCTCCGCGCCGCCGACCAGACCGCAGCCGGCGACCAGTGACGTCGTGGCGAGACCCGCGACGAGACGGGCGATGCGACGGGACATGCACGGCACCTCCGGCAACGACGGACGTGACGGGCGTCACGGTGATCGCTCCCTACCCTCGCCCTTCGGCCGGCAAACCGTCGCGGCGGCCAGCACCGAGACCGTTGCGACGCAGGGGCGGACGATCCCGGGTACGCCCGTTGGTCCAACCTCCCCAGGTCGAGGTCGGCGCGCTCATCGTGTCCCGACGTCGTGCGCGGTGCCGTCGGTGACGGCCCGGAGCTTGTCCGGGTTGGCCACGTTGTGGACGGCGGTGATCTGGCCGTCGGTGTCGAAGTCGAGGGTGACGGTGGCGATCACCCGGCCCATCCCCCGGAACACCATGCCCGGCCCACCGTTGATCTCGACGAGGTCGGCGTTCATGTCGGCCGGATCGACGCCCTGGTAGGTGACCGTACCGATGGCCGCGAACCAGGCGGCCACCGTGGCCGCGCCCACGACCGGACGCAGCGCCTGGCGGACCTTGCCGCCGCCGTCGGTCCAGAGCGTGACGTCCGGGGACAACAACTCCATCAGGGCGTTGATGTCGCCACCCGTCGCGGCGGCGAAGAATTTCTCGGTGACCTCGCGCTGCCGTGACCGGTCCGGGGCGAAGCGCGGTCGTCGCGCCAGCACGTGCTCGCGAGCACGGTGCGCGGCCTGCCGAACGGCGGCTTCGGACCGCTCCACCGCCTCGGCGATCTCGGCATGGCTGAAGTCGAAGACCTCCTTGAGTACGAACACCGCGCGCTCGAGCGGACTCAGCGTCTCCAGGACCACCAGCATCGCCATCGACACCGACTCGGCGTCCGTGACCGCCTCGGCCGTGTCGCCGCTGGTGAGGATGGGCTCCGGAAGCCACGGCCCGACATAGGTCTCCCGCTTGTACCGGCTGGAGCGCAGCCGTTCCAGCGCCAGATTCGACACGATCCGCGCCAGGTACGCCCTGGGGTCGGCCACCTGCGAGCGGTCGGCGGCCGACCACTTGATCCAGGCGTCCTGCACGGCGTCCTCGGCATCGGCCGCGCTGCCGAGGACGCGGTAGGCCACCGAGAACAGCAGCTTGCGATGCTGGTGGAACACCTGCTGGTCGAGTTCCGGGAACGGCTGGGTCACCCCACTCCCCCGACCCGGGTGAAGCGGCCACCGCGGGGCCAGAAGGCGCCCGAGGCGGGCATCTTCTTCATCCGGCGGTAGGTCGACCAGGGCGAAGCGGTCACCATCTCCTTGTACCGGGCCGCCATCCGGCCGGTCAGGTACATCCGCCGAGGACTGTCGTCGGGACGGGTGAACTGCACGACCGCGTCGTGCCGGCCCAGGCTCACCGGCGTGTGGTAGTAACCGAAGCGGAACCGCCCGGGCCGCTTGCCCGCCAGCACCCGGACGATCGACACCGCGGCGTGCACACCGGTCGGCATGCCGCCCTGGCAGGTACCGTGCATCACGCCGTAGCCCTGACGGATCGCGGCCGCGTCGCCCACGGCGTACACCTCCGGGTGCGAGACGGAACGCAGCGCGGCGTCGGTGACGATGCGGCCACGCTCGTCGACGGTCAGCCCGGCAGCGGCCGCCAGCGGCGACACCCGCGTTCCGCTCGTCCACAGGACCACGTCGGCGGCGATGCTCTCCCCGCCCGCCAGCTCGACCGCGTCGGGCAACACCTTCACCACCTCGACCTCGCTGCGTACCCGGACCCCCAGACGTCCGAGCGCCGACCGCAGGTACGCCCTGGCTCCCGGATTCATCGTCGCACCGGGCTCGGACCGACCCAGCAGTACGACGTTCAGCTCCGGATGCCGTTCGGCGATCTCCGCAGCCGACTCGATGCCGGTCAGCCCGCTGCCACCGACCACCACTGTGCCACTGTGTAGTCGGGCCAGCCGGTCCGCCAGCAGCTCGGCGTCCTGAACGCTGCTGAGGGTGTACGCGTGCTCCTCGACGCCCGGCACCGCCACCGTATCGGCCACGCTGCCCAACGCGTACACCAGGGTGTCGTAGGTCAGGACCCGGCCGTCGTCGATCCGCACCGTCCTGGCGTCCGCGTCCACCGCCGTCACCCAGCCGGGGACGAACCCCGCACCCGCATCCTCCAGCAGCTCCGGGATGCTCAGCTCGGCGAGCTGTTGTCCGGTCGCCGTCATGTGCAGCCGCAGCCGCTCGGTGAACCGCTCCTGCGCATTCACCAGGGTCACCCGCACGTCCTTGCGCCCGTTGACCCGGGCCGCGAGCTGGATCGCCGCGGCCATGCCCGCGTAACCCGCGCCCAGGATCAGAACGCGGTGCGGGATCGCCGGGCCGGCCCTGTGCTGTCTGCTCATCGTTGCGCCCCTCTCGGTGTGTTGCTCACGACCACCAGATGCGAGCTGCCCGTCCGGATGTGACATCGGGCCGGTGTGACGCGCGCCATGGTGAGCGCCGGCTCAGTGGCGCGCGTCCGGCGGTACGTCGCCGAGCGCGGTCAGCATCGTACGAAGCAGATTCGCCAGTTGCTCCTGCTCGTCCGGGCGCAGCACGCTCTTCGGAGTCGCCGGAACCATCGGAAGCCGGATCCTCGCCGAAGAACCTGACCGAGCCTTACGGCAGAAGGTCGGTCAGCCGCTGGCCTGCGGTCGGCAGTACCGGATTCGGGGCCGACCGTCGCCGGCCGTGTCGACCTCCGCCCGTACCTGGTAGACCTGTGCGATCCGGCTCGCGGTGAGCACCTCGGCGGGCGTACCCGCCGCGACCACTCGGCCGGCGCGCAACAGCACCAGCCGGTCGCAGTACTGCGCCGCCAGGTTGAGATCGTGCAGGGTCACCACGACGGTGGTCGCCGAGCCCGCGAGGAACCGCAGCAGTTCCAGCTGGTGCCGGATGTCCAGATGGTTCGTCGGCTCGTCGAGCAGCAGCAGATCCGGCTCCTGTACCAGGGCACGGGCAATGTCGACCCGCTGCCGCTCCCCGCCGGACAGGCTGGACCAGCGCCGCTGCTCGAAACCGGCCAGGCCGGCCTCGGCCAGCGCCTGCCGGGCCAGGGCCAGATCGGCGGCGGCGACCCCGGCAAGGCGCGACCGGTACGGGATCCGGCCCAGCAGGATCACCTCCAGGGCGGACATCTCCACGTCGGTCGCCGTGTGCTGGGTGACCACCGCGATCCGCCGGGCCAGTACCCGCCGGGGCAGCGTGCGCAGTTCGACGTCGTCGAGCAGCACCCGCCCCGAGTCGGGTCGGCCCAGCCCGGCCAGCAGCCGCAGCAGGCTCGACTTACCGGATCCGTTCGGCCCGAGCAGTCCGACCGTGGTACCCGGTTCGGCGGCGAGCGCCACCTCGGCCAGCACCCGCACGCCGGCCACGCCCCAACCGACCCGGTCCGCACGCAGCCGCGCCGGCTGCGCGCCCAGGGCGTACCCGTCGCCGCCGGCCCGGCCGTCGCGGGCGGGCCCGCCCGGCCAGCCGTGGTCGGCGGCGCCCCGATCCACGGTGTCCGATCCGGCAACGGCGGGGGCATTCCGACCGGTCACGACGTACCCGCCCGGTGCCGCATGACCAGCGCGAACACCGGCACCCCGAGAAGCGCGGTGAGCACACCCACCGGCAGTTCCTGTGGCGAGAACACGGTCCGCGCCGCCGTGTCCGCCCAGATCAGGAAGATCGCGCCGGTGACCGCACAGCTGGGTATCAGCGCCCGGTGCCGCGAGCCGATCATGAACCGGACCGCGTGCGGCACGGTCAACCCGACGAAGCCGATCGCCCCGCTCGCCGCGACCAGTGTGGCGGCCACCAGCGCGGTGACGCCGAACAGCAGCAG
The nucleotide sequence above comes from Plantactinospora soyae. Encoded proteins:
- a CDS encoding ABC transporter substrate-binding protein: MSRRIARLVAGLATTSLVAGCGLVGGAEDGRVEIEFFQFKSEAVQTFDKIIADFERERPDIRVVQNHVPDSETALRTRLVRDDIPDVMTLNGNASYAELARAGVFYDFSGVAAGRTVIPAILKVLDDLGTASPGEVNALPFASNASGVIYNKEIFAAHGVGVPETWEDLIAAAEKFRAARITPVYGTLSDSWTALSALNPIAANLSPDDYWNRLRGDQTSFRQGWPEVAQRYEQLFSYAQQDRLSRGYDDGNQAFAKGQAAMYVQGSWTIPAIRQFDPAFDLGVFPMPVGDARLVSGVDVAVTMPREPRRERESLAFVEYLMRPEVIAAYAEEQSAVPTLRGQAPADPALTDLAPLFEQGRIVGFPDHQIPPVIPLAQIAQQFLIDGDERAFLSTLDSEWNKFARRRK
- a CDS encoding carbohydrate ABC transporter permease codes for the protein MTTATTSPVDTDETSHRSRRRRRRSHRTDPVFYWMAVPALVLFFVFHTIPVLQGVFYSFTDYAGYGDWSFVGLENYGYIFSDERIRDSYLFTFQFAILSTVLTNVIALAIAVGLNSRIRFRTALRGIFFLPQVMSILVLGYIFNYLFSTTLPYLGQKWGSETFATSILADEDLAWVAIVVFAVWQATAFAVILYLAGLQTIPTELYEAASIDGAGRWRQFRQITFPLIAAFFTINMVLSLKNFLQVFDHIIPLTAGGPGTSTESISMVIYRGGFQGGDFAYQTANAVLFFIVIVAFSLFQLRILMRREVQA
- a CDS encoding sodium:calcium antiporter, producing the protein MLGFLPEVPWPLGPSIGVFAVAGLITILGSIRLVALGDALADRTGWGEAVFGVVFFGVATGLSGIVMTAVTAANGHPELGYSNAVGGIAAQTTALALADAFYRRANLEHAAASPSNLLFGCLLIALLALALLGSYSPDVTVVGIHPVSVVIVACYLGGLRLIRRAGAEPMWQAVGTTETRPDVPQEHGALDRLGQSRLWARFVLVGAFVALSGWAVSLAAESVVETTGLTAGFTGGVLLGVVNALPEAVTAIAAVRRGAVTLAVAAVLGGNILDLLTLVVGDVAYRQGSIYHAAGTEDLFITTTGLLMTAILLGGLLVRQACGWGRLGFEGVLLLVTYAGMTAILAT
- a CDS encoding carbohydrate ABC transporter permease, which encodes MSSQTLATRDTAAGQPPGRPVRPRRRNRVNWWLTALMAVLSLTILIPLYFAVVTALKTPEELAGSGFAPPENPRWANFADAWELTGFPNAAVNSAMITVGALVLTLLTNSMVSYAISRNLHRRGFKLLFYYFVSALFVPFPIIMLPVVKQTALLGMDNQLGLTFLYVVYGLALNVFIYVGYLNSIPRELEEAALTDGAGVWTTFWRIIFPLLAPINATVGILTCLWAWNDFLLPLVVLSSPDAQTLPLVQYVFQGQFSTNYTLAFSSYLMALAPMVLIYLIAQRWVISGVMRGSSR
- a CDS encoding hemolysin family protein, giving the protein MGGYGLQVALVAVLVLINAVFSGSEMALVSLRESQLQRLERQSRGGRVLARLARDPNRFLATIQIGITLAGFLASAAAAVSLAKPLVPALGFLGSAAEPASIVLVTILLTFVTLVLGELAPKRIAMQRAEGWALLVARPLDALSTFSRPAVWLLSKSTNVVVRLTGVDPDGGREEVSAEELREMVASQRGLTAEHRTIISGAFEIADRILREVLVPRGQVTTLPANLPTAQARRLLVDSGHSRAPVVNRGGLDDVTGIVHLRDLLDDTGTVADHAAPVLFLPETLRVTEALRQLRQRRQQFAIVVDERGANDGIVTLEDLIEEIVGEIYDETDRDVQAVVREADGTLLLAGTFPIHDLPDLGLDLDEPDDGDYTTIAGLLLARLGHIPTAPGETVELPTFTAQVVEITKHAITKVRLRPRSAPVTEPGAADADRAEGRRR
- a CDS encoding RNA polymerase sigma-70 factor; the protein is MTQPFPELDQQVFHQHRKLLFSVAYRVLGSAADAEDAVQDAWIKWSAADRSQVADPRAYLARIVSNLALERLRSSRYKRETYVGPWLPEPILTSGDTAEAVTDAESVSMAMLVVLETLSPLERAVFVLKEVFDFSHAEIAEAVERSEAAVRQAAHRAREHVLARRPRFAPDRSRQREVTEKFFAAATGGDINALMELLSPDVTLWTDGGGKVRQALRPVVGAATVAAWFAAIGTVTYQGVDPADMNADLVEINGGPGMVFRGMGRVIATVTLDFDTDGQITAVHNVANPDKLRAVTDGTAHDVGTR
- a CDS encoding NAD(P)/FAD-dependent oxidoreductase encodes the protein MSRQHRAGPAIPHRVLILGAGYAGMAAAIQLAARVNGRKDVRVTLVNAQERFTERLRLHMTATGQQLAELSIPELLEDAGAGFVPGWVTAVDADARTVRIDDGRVLTYDTLVYALGSVADTVAVPGVEEHAYTLSSVQDAELLADRLARLHSGTVVVGGSGLTGIESAAEIAERHPELNVVLLGRSEPGATMNPGARAYLRSALGRLGVRVRSEVEVVKVLPDAVELAGGESIAADVVLWTSGTRVSPLAAAAGLTVDERGRIVTDAALRSVSHPEVYAVGDAAAIRQGYGVMHGTCQGGMPTGVHAAVSIVRVLAGKRPGRFRFGYYHTPVSLGRHDAVVQFTRPDDSPRRMYLTGRMAARYKEMVTASPWSTYRRMKKMPASGAFWPRGGRFTRVGGVG
- a CDS encoding ABC transporter ATP-binding protein, coding for MDRGAADHGWPGGPARDGRAGGDGYALGAQPARLRADRVGWGVAGVRVLAEVALAAEPGTTVGLLGPNGSGKSSLLRLLAGLGRPDSGRVLLDDVELRTLPRRVLARRIAVVTQHTATDVEMSALEVILLGRIPYRSRLAGVAAADLALARQALAEAGLAGFEQRRWSSLSGGERQRVDIARALVQEPDLLLLDEPTNHLDIRHQLELLRFLAGSATTVVVTLHDLNLAAQYCDRLVLLRAGRVVAAGTPAEVLTASRIAQVYQVRAEVDTAGDGRPRIRYCRPQASG